A genomic region of Glycine max cultivar Williams 82 chromosome 15, Glycine_max_v4.0, whole genome shotgun sequence contains the following coding sequences:
- the LOC100794682 gene encoding transcription factor bHLH112 isoform X2, with the protein MAEEFQAAICGESWWNIINPTRSVFPLMPSTCSVAAADAGNYSTWQSTTDFVDLKGTRSCAEETDINLVSSDTSLSFLDAEKPHQSGTGSILIDSTLQMMGFGMSSSTSPNWSQSLLGSSFDSVLQEETGIGGGGSSNDSQIQKDWSPKNFSSDGGSEQVSTVDAFKPMNQEFSLDQQSLNSVVTSTDGSLSGGNFPVVSASYGYPSTLIQSLYEHQPQPQNSLFTNPSMSYGTCSNELSPTWSKVSSFLKPSMPKQQLRGLHFSNNTTPFWNSSAEALNDIRAGVFASSQAQYQTPKFEEKPNCPHTLLKKLKREESPDAAKKNSPEPAAFKRQRIETPSPLPTFKVRKEKLGDRITALQQLVSPFGKTDTASVLHEAIEYIKFLHDQVLRTPYMKNNGAPIQHQQDCDNLKDSEGPKQDLRSRGLCLVPVSSTFPVANETIVDFWTPTFGGALIGK; encoded by the exons ATGGCTGAGGAGTTTCAAGCTGCTATTTGTGGTGAAAGTTGGTGGAATATTATTAATCCAACAAGAAGTGTGTTTCCTCTTATGCCATCAACTTGTTCTGTGGCAGCAGCTGATGCAGGAAACTACAGCACTTGGCAAAGTACTACTGATTTCGTGGATTTGAAGGGAACAAGGTCTTGTGCTGAGGAGACTGATATTAACTTGGTTTCTTCTGATACTTCTCTGAGTTTTCTTGATGCCGAGAAGCCACACCAGAGCGGAACTGGTAGCATCTTGATCGATTCCACCTTACAAATGATGGGTTTTGGCATGTCATCTTCAACTTCACCGAATTGGAGTCAATCTTTATT AGGGAGCAGTTTTGATTCTGTGCTTCAAGAAGAAACAGGCATAGGTGGTGGTGGTTCTTCCaatgattcacaaatccaaaaGGATTGGAGTCCAAAGAATTTCTCATCTGATGGTGGCAGCGAGCAAGTTTCCACCGTTGATGCTTTCAAGCCAATGAACCAAGAATTTTCCTTGGATCAGCAGAGTCTGAATTCTGTTGTTACAAGCACTGATGGATCATTATCTGGTGGTAATTTCCCAGTTGTTTCAGCCTCCTACGGTTACCCTTCAACATTGATACAAAGCTTATATGAGCATCAACCACAACCACAGAATTCACTTTTCACCAACCCCTCCATGTCCTATGGGACATGTTCCAATGAACTGTCACCAACTTGGTCCAAAGTCTCTTCCTTTCTCAAACCCTCAATGCCAAAGCAACAGCTCCGTGGATTGCACTTTTCCAACAACACTACTCCTTTCTGGAATTCTTCAGCCGAAGCGCTTAATGACATAAGAGCAGGTGTTTTTGCTTCATCACAGGCCCAATATCAAACTCCAAAATTTGAAGAGAAACCCAACTGCCCCCATACTCTATTAAAgaag CTCAAGAGAGAAGAATCACCAGACGCAGCGAAGAAAAATTCTCCTGAGCCTGCCGCATTCAAGAGGCAAAGAATTGAGACTCCATCTCCATTACCAACTTTTAAG GTTAGGAAAGAAAAGCTGGGGGACCGCATCACTGCTCTTCAGCAATTGGTTTCACCTTTCGGAAag ACGGACACGGCATCCGTTCTTCACGAAGCCATCGAGTACATCAAGTTCCTTCATGACCAA GTATTGAGGACTCCATATATGAAAAACAATGGAGCTCCCATTCAACACCAGCAG GATTGTGATAATCTGAAGGACTCAGAAGGGCCAAAGCAAGATTTGAGAAGCCGAGGGCTGTGTTTGGTGCCGGTTTCAAGCACATTCCCGGTCGCTAATGAGACCATTGTTGACTTCTGGACGCCTACATTTGGAGGCGCACTCATTGGCAAGTAG
- the LOC100795209 gene encoding LOW QUALITY PROTEIN: probable NAD(P)H dehydrogenase (quinone) FQR1-like 1 (The sequence of the model RefSeq protein was modified relative to this genomic sequence to represent the inferred CDS: substituted 3 bases at 3 genomic stop codons): protein MVNKVYIMYRGIEKGAASVEGVEGKLXQVYETFQDRVVTKVFKFISDDVPIIKPRELADADGFLFGFPTTFGSMVSQFKAFLEGTISLWLTQALAGKPVGFFSSTSSQGGGQEETPXVILQPMSQLVHHGMIFVPVGYTFGDGMYEMKKVKGGSPYGAGTVVGDGSRQPSELELAQAFRQGKXFAGIAKKLKG from the exons ATGGTTAACAAGGTTTACATTATGTACCGAGGGATAGAAAAAGGGGCTGCTTCCGTGGAGGGAGTAGAAGGAAAACTGTGACAGGTTT ATGAAACTTTTCAAGATAGAGTTGTGACCAAAGTGTTCAAATTCATA agTGATGATGTTCCTATTATTAAACCCCGTGAGCTTGCTGATGCTGATGGTTTTCTGTTTGGTTTTCCGACAACATTTGGATCCATGGTTTCTCAATTTAAAGCATTTTTAGAAGGCACTATAAGCCTGTGGCTTACACAGGCACTAGCAGGAAAACCTGTAGGGTTCTTCTCTAGCACTAGTTCTCAAGGAGGTGGACAAGAAGAGACCCCATgagttatatta CAACCAATGAGTCAGCTTGTTCACCATGGAATGATATTTGTTCCGGTTGGATACACGTTTGGAGATGGGATGTATGAGATGAAGAAGGTGAAAGGTGGGTCCCCATATGGCGCAGGAACTGTTGTCGGGGATGGCTCAAGGCAACCTAGTGAGTTAGAATTGGCTCAAGCTTTCCGTCAGGGAAAATAATTTGCAGGCATTGCAAAGAAGCTCAAGGGATAA
- the LOC100794682 gene encoding transcription factor bHLH112 isoform X1, whose amino-acid sequence MAEEFQAAICGESWWNIINPTRSVFPLMPSTCSVAAADAGNYSTWQSTTDFVDLKGTRSCAEETDINLVSSDTSLSFLDAEKPHQSGTGSILIDSTLQMMGFGMSSSTSPNWSQSLLGSSFDSVLQEETGIGGGGSSNDSQIQKDWSPKNFSSDGGSEQVSTVDAFKPMNQEFSLDQQSLNSVVTSTDGSLSGGNFPVVSASYGYPSTLIQSLYEHQPQPQNSLFTNPSMSYGTCSNELSPTWSKVSSFLKPSMPKQQLRGLHFSNNTTPFWNSSAEALNDIRAGVFASSQAQYQTPKFEEKPNCPHTLLKKLKREESPDAAKKNSPEPAAFKRQRIETPSPLPTFKVRKEKLGDRITALQQLVSPFGKTDTASVLHEAIEYIKFLHDQVSVLRTPYMKNNGAPIQHQQDCDNLKDSEGPKQDLRSRGLCLVPVSSTFPVANETIVDFWTPTFGGALIGK is encoded by the exons ATGGCTGAGGAGTTTCAAGCTGCTATTTGTGGTGAAAGTTGGTGGAATATTATTAATCCAACAAGAAGTGTGTTTCCTCTTATGCCATCAACTTGTTCTGTGGCAGCAGCTGATGCAGGAAACTACAGCACTTGGCAAAGTACTACTGATTTCGTGGATTTGAAGGGAACAAGGTCTTGTGCTGAGGAGACTGATATTAACTTGGTTTCTTCTGATACTTCTCTGAGTTTTCTTGATGCCGAGAAGCCACACCAGAGCGGAACTGGTAGCATCTTGATCGATTCCACCTTACAAATGATGGGTTTTGGCATGTCATCTTCAACTTCACCGAATTGGAGTCAATCTTTATT AGGGAGCAGTTTTGATTCTGTGCTTCAAGAAGAAACAGGCATAGGTGGTGGTGGTTCTTCCaatgattcacaaatccaaaaGGATTGGAGTCCAAAGAATTTCTCATCTGATGGTGGCAGCGAGCAAGTTTCCACCGTTGATGCTTTCAAGCCAATGAACCAAGAATTTTCCTTGGATCAGCAGAGTCTGAATTCTGTTGTTACAAGCACTGATGGATCATTATCTGGTGGTAATTTCCCAGTTGTTTCAGCCTCCTACGGTTACCCTTCAACATTGATACAAAGCTTATATGAGCATCAACCACAACCACAGAATTCACTTTTCACCAACCCCTCCATGTCCTATGGGACATGTTCCAATGAACTGTCACCAACTTGGTCCAAAGTCTCTTCCTTTCTCAAACCCTCAATGCCAAAGCAACAGCTCCGTGGATTGCACTTTTCCAACAACACTACTCCTTTCTGGAATTCTTCAGCCGAAGCGCTTAATGACATAAGAGCAGGTGTTTTTGCTTCATCACAGGCCCAATATCAAACTCCAAAATTTGAAGAGAAACCCAACTGCCCCCATACTCTATTAAAgaag CTCAAGAGAGAAGAATCACCAGACGCAGCGAAGAAAAATTCTCCTGAGCCTGCCGCATTCAAGAGGCAAAGAATTGAGACTCCATCTCCATTACCAACTTTTAAG GTTAGGAAAGAAAAGCTGGGGGACCGCATCACTGCTCTTCAGCAATTGGTTTCACCTTTCGGAAag ACGGACACGGCATCCGTTCTTCACGAAGCCATCGAGTACATCAAGTTCCTTCATGACCAAGTCAGT GTATTGAGGACTCCATATATGAAAAACAATGGAGCTCCCATTCAACACCAGCAG GATTGTGATAATCTGAAGGACTCAGAAGGGCCAAAGCAAGATTTGAGAAGCCGAGGGCTGTGTTTGGTGCCGGTTTCAAGCACATTCCCGGTCGCTAATGAGACCATTGTTGACTTCTGGACGCCTACATTTGGAGGCGCACTCATTGGCAAGTAG